In Gemmatimonadetes bacterium SCN 70-22, the following are encoded in one genomic region:
- a CDS encoding EpsI family protein, whose protein sequence is MRDWRLYLPALLLAAGGLLVAGAGRQDVATLPRPLNDVGLDFAGFVTERRAIGEDEQQVAGMSDYAYRIYRARDDSTRAFSVYVGYYDSQVTGRTIHSPRNCLPGAGWQVVESGTQRLPLAGAGVTVNRYILANGPMQALVYYWYQGRGRVAWNEYAVKWDLLRDAATRGRTEEALVRIMVPIAPSRESTASEWRERLARADELAMQVAGGLVPMVARVLPPWSVPAT, encoded by the coding sequence ATGCGTGACTGGCGCCTCTATCTCCCGGCGTTGCTCCTGGCGGCTGGGGGGCTGCTCGTGGCGGGGGCGGGCCGGCAGGACGTCGCCACGCTGCCGCGCCCGTTGAACGACGTCGGCCTCGACTTCGCCGGCTTCGTGACCGAACGCCGGGCGATCGGCGAGGACGAGCAGCAGGTTGCCGGGATGTCGGACTACGCGTATCGCATCTACCGGGCGCGCGACGATTCCACGCGCGCCTTCTCGGTGTACGTCGGCTACTACGACTCCCAGGTCACGGGGCGCACGATCCACTCGCCGCGCAACTGCCTCCCGGGGGCCGGGTGGCAGGTCGTGGAGTCGGGGACGCAGCGGTTGCCGCTGGCGGGGGCCGGCGTGACGGTGAACCGGTACATCCTCGCCAACGGCCCCATGCAGGCGCTGGTGTACTACTGGTACCAGGGGCGCGGTCGCGTGGCCTGGAACGAGTACGCCGTGAAGTGGGACCTCCTGCGCGACGCGGCCACGCGCGGGCGAACGGAGGAGGCGCTCGTGCGCATCATGGTCCCCATCGCCCCGTCGCGGGAGTCGACGGCGTCGGAGTGGCGTGAGCGCCTGGCGCGCGCCGACGAACTGGCGATGCAGGTCGCCGGGGGGCTCGTCCCGATGGTCGCGCGCGTGC